A single window of Leptolyngbya ohadii IS1 DNA harbors:
- a CDS encoding NUDIX hydrolase, with the protein MRDCGGSAGGFRVSVSGNVLLIHQTIPPEPNCLNLPRGELESQEAILEGWRREIWEETGLEQLGVRCLDSITGSRIAY; encoded by the coding sequence GTGCGTGATTGTGGCGGGTCTGCTGGTGGGTTTCGGGTGAGTGTTTCTGGCAATGTGCTGCTGATCCATCAAACGATCCCGCCGGAGCCGAACTGTCTGAACTTGCCGAGAGGTGAACTGGAATCTCAGGAAGCTATTCTAGAAGGCTGGCGGCGCGAGATTTGGGAAGAGACAGGCTTGGAGCAGCTTGGTGTGAGGTGCCTAGACAGCATTACAGGCAGCCGGATTGCTTACTGA
- a CDS encoding M23 family metallopeptidase yields the protein MTLKTTPKTVRRFAKFFLLAALSLFSLVMLQFGEKMVNALDLTGRPEVALQVPASRLPAAPVQATQTQNPALDFNVRPSAEAAKPRSSSASQPQQIAMNTAREAQQVAQDPQQLATGNWSGASFPVEGFQAYTSPFGYRQSATGGYSQEFHYGLDMAAPEGSYVRNWWTGKVVELTDDTNCGTSVVVESGPWTHIYCHMMGYVEEDSSGRYMVDTEGGVKVALGDTVSAGQRIGRVGMTGRTTGPHLHWGLKYDSGWVDPAFVIRAMYANQRSASANLNQ from the coding sequence ATGACGCTGAAAACGACGCCGAAAACAGTTAGACGCTTTGCCAAATTTTTTCTGTTAGCAGCACTCAGTTTGTTCAGCCTGGTGATGCTTCAGTTTGGTGAAAAGATGGTCAATGCCCTGGATCTCACAGGTCGTCCCGAAGTGGCATTACAAGTTCCGGCTTCCCGGCTTCCCGCTGCCCCAGTGCAGGCAACTCAGACCCAAAATCCAGCCCTCGATTTTAATGTGCGACCGAGCGCAGAAGCGGCAAAACCGCGATCGTCCTCTGCATCCCAGCCACAGCAAATTGCCATGAATACTGCCCGTGAAGCGCAGCAGGTGGCACAAGATCCGCAGCAGTTGGCTACAGGGAATTGGAGCGGTGCGTCCTTTCCGGTCGAAGGATTTCAGGCTTATACCTCGCCCTTTGGCTATCGGCAGTCCGCAACTGGGGGCTACAGCCAGGAATTCCACTATGGGCTGGATATGGCGGCTCCAGAAGGCAGCTACGTTCGCAACTGGTGGACAGGGAAGGTCGTTGAACTCACAGACGATACGAACTGCGGTACTTCGGTTGTGGTGGAATCGGGTCCCTGGACGCATATCTACTGCCACATGATGGGTTACGTTGAGGAAGACAGTAGCGGACGCTACATGGTGGACACGGAGGGTGGCGTCAAGGTGGCGCTGGGAGATACGGTTAGTGCCGGACAGCGGATTGGACGAGTTGGCATGACGGGACGCACCACGGGTCCGCACCTGCACTGGGGACTCAAGTACGATAGCGGCTGGGTTGATCCGGCGTTTGTAATCCGTGCTATGTATGCCAACCAGCGGTCTGCGAGTGCAAATCTGAACCAGTAG
- a CDS encoding adenylate/guanylate cyclase domain-containing protein, with protein sequence MVKSDVSSSLLTSLAQIDRAGSLTDRMQALSLEKFQDLLEKITGEFQHFLKAIELINDETLETMLEQILQAFTLKIGQLLRADRTTIFLVDLEKEQLWSKVAQGSDGKPTEIRVPLRVGIAGHVASTGECLNIHDAYEHPLFNPEVDRQTQYRTRNILCMPVFSSDRQVVAVVQLLNKQQGNFFDAEDERLFREFAESMGIILESCNSFYIAARNQRGVAALLKATSSLGQSLDLDKTLRVVMEEARTLMQADRSTLFLLDHDKNELWSKIAKADGESLIEIRIPANRGIAGYVASTKLPLNVPDAYEDPRFDSTIDRKTGYRTRSILCMPIFNSEGDLIGVTQLINKLQGTFNASDEKFMQAFNIQAGVALENAQLFQSVMQEKQYQKDILQSLSDAVISTNTQGEIVTINEAALRLLGCLPPGQNAAETDQERQNRERQAQRIWQQRLVGQLVWNVVPIDHLQFRLQDSLTYGAKHYVPEQTLRLSDSALWQQYEQELRQQPTERSINLTVNPLTNPEGEVRGGLVVLEDISQEKRMKATMYRYMTPSVAERVMMLGENALMGGERKDVTILFSDIRGYTSLTEKMEAPEVVSLLNHYFETMVEAVFNYEGTLDKFIGDALMAVFGAPLPIESHAWKSVQSALDMRRRLAEFNHDRLAVGHQPLRIGIGISSGEVVSGSIGSQRLMNYTVIGDGVDVSSRLEGITKEYGCDIILSEYTYRLCSDKIWARELDRIRVKGKTRPVLIYELLGDRRQPLDLTTQDFLQVYQAGRTAYSNGCFAQAIDYFTQAKRLKGFDPATENYLQRSQKHLLNPPTTWEAG encoded by the coding sequence ATGGTCAAGAGTGACGTTTCTTCCAGCTTGCTCACTTCCCTTGCCCAGATCGATCGTGCGGGCAGTTTAACCGATCGAATGCAGGCACTTTCGCTAGAAAAATTTCAAGATCTCCTGGAGAAGATTACGGGCGAGTTTCAGCACTTTCTCAAGGCGATCGAGTTAATCAACGACGAAACGCTGGAAACCATGCTGGAGCAGATCCTCCAGGCGTTTACCCTCAAGATTGGGCAACTGCTGCGGGCAGATCGCACCACCATTTTTCTGGTCGATTTGGAGAAGGAGCAGCTCTGGTCAAAGGTGGCTCAGGGGTCAGACGGCAAACCTACGGAAATTCGGGTGCCCCTGCGGGTGGGGATTGCGGGTCACGTTGCCAGCACGGGCGAATGTCTCAATATCCACGATGCCTACGAGCATCCGCTGTTTAATCCGGAGGTCGATCGCCAGACCCAGTACCGGACGCGCAACATTCTCTGTATGCCTGTCTTCAGCAGCGATCGCCAGGTGGTTGCGGTGGTGCAGCTCTTGAACAAGCAGCAGGGCAATTTTTTCGATGCCGAGGACGAACGGCTGTTCCGGGAATTTGCCGAGTCGATGGGGATTATTCTGGAAAGCTGCAATTCCTTCTACATCGCGGCTCGTAACCAGCGCGGCGTGGCGGCACTGCTGAAAGCAACCTCCTCGCTGGGGCAAAGCCTCGACCTCGACAAAACCCTGCGCGTGGTCATGGAGGAAGCCCGGACACTGATGCAGGCAGACCGCAGTACTCTGTTTCTGCTCGATCACGACAAGAACGAACTCTGGTCAAAGATTGCCAAGGCAGACGGAGAAAGCCTGATCGAAATTCGGATTCCCGCCAATCGCGGTATTGCGGGCTATGTGGCATCCACGAAGCTGCCCCTCAATGTCCCCGATGCCTACGAAGATCCCCGGTTTGACTCAACGATCGATCGCAAAACGGGCTACCGCACCCGATCCATTCTCTGTATGCCCATCTTCAACTCAGAGGGCGATCTGATCGGCGTGACGCAGCTCATCAACAAGCTTCAGGGCACGTTTAATGCCTCCGACGAGAAGTTCATGCAGGCGTTTAACATCCAGGCAGGCGTTGCCCTGGAAAATGCCCAGCTCTTTCAAAGCGTCATGCAGGAGAAGCAGTATCAAAAAGACATTCTGCAAAGCCTTTCGGATGCAGTTATCTCCACGAATACTCAAGGCGAAATTGTCACGATTAACGAGGCAGCACTGCGGCTGCTAGGCTGTCTTCCGCCCGGTCAGAATGCGGCTGAAACCGACCAGGAGCGGCAGAATCGGGAACGGCAGGCACAGCGAATTTGGCAGCAGCGATTAGTGGGGCAGTTGGTCTGGAACGTGGTACCGATCGATCACCTTCAGTTCCGCCTGCAAGACAGCCTCACCTATGGTGCAAAGCACTATGTTCCGGAGCAAACCCTGCGTTTGAGCGACAGTGCCCTTTGGCAGCAATATGAGCAGGAGTTGAGGCAGCAGCCTACGGAGCGCAGCATTAACCTGACCGTAAATCCGCTCACCAATCCCGAAGGCGAAGTCCGGGGTGGACTGGTCGTTCTAGAGGACATTAGCCAGGAAAAGCGGATGAAGGCAACCATGTATCGCTATATGACTCCCAGCGTGGCGGAACGGGTAATGATGCTGGGCGAAAATGCCCTGATGGGCGGCGAACGCAAGGATGTCACCATTCTCTTTTCTGATATTCGCGGCTATACCTCTCTGACGGAGAAGATGGAGGCGCCAGAGGTAGTATCCCTGCTCAACCACTATTTCGAGACGATGGTGGAAGCAGTGTTTAACTATGAAGGCACGCTGGACAAGTTCATTGGCGATGCGCTGATGGCGGTCTTTGGCGCACCCCTGCCGATCGAAAGCCATGCCTGGAAGTCAGTTCAGTCTGCCCTGGATATGCGTCGCCGACTTGCTGAGTTTAACCACGATCGCCTTGCAGTCGGGCATCAGCCGCTGCGAATCGGAATTGGTATCAGTTCGGGCGAGGTGGTATCGGGCAGTATCGGCTCCCAGCGGTTGATGAATTACACGGTGATTGGGGATGGCGTAGATGTTAGCTCTCGCTTAGAGGGAATCACCAAGGAATACGGCTGCGATATTATCCTCAGCGAGTACACCTACCGCCTCTGCTCAGACAAAATCTGGGCGCGGGAACTCGATCGCATCCGAGTCAAAGGTAAAACCCGCCCCGTGCTGATCTACGAACTTCTAGGCGATCGCCGCCAGCCCCTCGATCTCACCACGCAGGATTTTCTCCAGGTCTATCAGGCAGGACGCACCGCCTATAGCAACGGCTGCTTTGCCCAGGCGATCGACTATTTCACCCAGGCAAAACGTCTGAAAGGCTTCGACCCCGCCACAGAGAATTACTTACAGCGATCGCAAAAACACCTGCTCAATCCGCCAACGACCTGGGAAGCGGGCTAA
- the ndk gene encoding nucleoside-diphosphate kinase codes for MERTFIAVKPDGVQRAIVGDIIRRFETKGFTLVGLKLVKPSRELAEQHYGVHRERPFFAGLVEFITSGPVVAMVWEGDGVIAAARKLIGATNPLTAEPGTIRGDYGVSIGRNIIHGSDAPETAQQEISLWFKDDELVSWQPTITPWLYE; via the coding sequence TTGGAACGGACATTTATTGCTGTAAAACCCGATGGCGTTCAGCGGGCGATCGTAGGCGACATCATCCGTCGTTTTGAGACAAAAGGCTTTACCCTGGTGGGTTTGAAGCTGGTTAAACCCAGTCGCGAACTGGCAGAACAGCATTACGGTGTCCACCGGGAAAGACCGTTTTTCGCAGGACTGGTTGAGTTCATTACCTCCGGTCCCGTCGTGGCAATGGTGTGGGAAGGCGATGGCGTCATTGCGGCTGCTCGTAAGCTCATTGGCGCAACTAATCCTCTCACAGCAGAACCCGGCACGATCCGCGGCGACTACGGCGTTAGCATTGGACGGAATATTATTCACGGTTCTGATGCTCCCGAAACCGCTCAGCAGGAAATTAGCCTGTGGTTTAAGGATGACGAGCTAGTTTCCTGGCAACCGACGATTACGCCCTGGCTGTACGAATAA
- a CDS encoding RuBisCO accumulation factor 1, which produces MSVLPPDASEQSPSLDPEEAAVLLQRLRRKEDNWVSWGQACQQLQKAGYAPQKIFEETGFEPIQQNQIIVAAQVYETIASAVSSDVLARFERAGSDTLYEFRILTQSERAAAATLAVEKGIDSEAARDVAKAMKDYSRLSKKPDGFTEAAGDGVAYHYWKLARQQGDLQARSRLIALALRFAESETARKQVEQLLTDFTVARSRPAPRLPLYRLESASDQPRIVPVVGKLPLAIADLQAVPLVEPQGNFQIVQFSGSGAWMSLPSWQVIFAAEDPVAFLADSDRLPNYDSEVSEEVVVVIDRAERAWQDNSYFVLDQEGQIAIDWFEEAPPKTLLGRVILVLRPKKVLDESYNKDLWQIDE; this is translated from the coding sequence ATGTCAGTTCTACCCCCCGATGCTTCGGAGCAATCCCCCTCGCTAGATCCAGAAGAGGCTGCTGTGTTGCTTCAGCGACTCCGACGCAAAGAAGATAACTGGGTTTCCTGGGGACAAGCCTGTCAGCAGTTGCAGAAAGCGGGCTATGCACCGCAGAAAATCTTTGAGGAAACGGGCTTCGAGCCGATTCAGCAAAACCAGATTATTGTAGCGGCGCAGGTTTACGAGACGATCGCCTCAGCTGTTTCTTCCGATGTGCTGGCGCGATTTGAGCGGGCAGGAAGCGATACGCTGTACGAATTTCGGATTCTTACCCAGAGTGAACGCGCTGCTGCGGCTACCCTTGCGGTTGAAAAAGGCATCGATTCGGAAGCGGCAAGAGATGTGGCAAAAGCCATGAAGGACTACTCGCGGCTGTCCAAGAAACCCGACGGTTTTACCGAGGCAGCTGGGGACGGTGTTGCTTACCACTACTGGAAACTGGCACGACAGCAGGGCGATCTGCAAGCCCGATCGCGTCTCATTGCTCTGGCGTTGCGGTTTGCCGAGAGTGAAACTGCCCGCAAACAGGTTGAACAGCTTCTCACCGATTTCACCGTTGCCCGCAGCCGTCCTGCTCCCCGGTTGCCCCTCTATCGGCTAGAGTCTGCCAGCGATCAGCCGCGTATTGTGCCCGTTGTGGGTAAGCTGCCTCTGGCGATCGCCGATCTTCAAGCAGTTCCCCTAGTGGAGCCGCAGGGAAATTTTCAGATCGTGCAGTTCTCCGGTAGCGGAGCCTGGATGAGTTTGCCGAGCTGGCAGGTTATTTTTGCCGCAGAAGATCCGGTGGCATTTCTGGCAGACAGCGATCGCTTACCCAACTACGACTCGGAAGTATCGGAAGAAGTAGTGGTGGTGATCGATCGGGCGGAACGAGCCTGGCAGGACAACAGCTATTTCGTTCTAGACCAGGAAGGGCAGATTGCGATCGACTGGTTTGAGGAAGCTCCGCCCAAAACGCTCCTCGGTCGTGTGATTCTGGTGCTGCGTCCGAAGAAAGTCCTGGACGAGAGCTATAACAAAGACCTCTGGCAGATTGACGAGTAG
- a CDS encoding SAM hydrolase/SAM-dependent halogenase family protein — translation MKNSLTPSPAGIAMPSNRLITLLTDFGLNDVYVGVMKGVIASIDQSLRVIDLTHQIPPQNIASAQFNLLNAYPYFPAGTVHVAVVDPGVGGDRRAVAIELEDGFLVGPDNGLFTGLLTAKSVIRAAELTNRNYWRVPDPSHTFHGRDIFAPIAAHLALGTAIAKLGTPIDPKTLMQNPIALYKTTANGYQGKIQHIDRFGNVITNLPGHLVAHKRWSVRVKKRSIPGCQRYGEVEAGSAIALVGSHGWVEIAINGGDAHFQLRLNWEDEIDLQIES, via the coding sequence GTGAAAAATTCTCTCACGCCCAGCCCTGCGGGTATTGCCATGCCTTCCAACCGTCTGATCACGCTGCTCACTGACTTTGGCTTAAACGACGTGTATGTTGGCGTAATGAAGGGCGTCATTGCCAGTATTGATCAAAGCCTGCGAGTAATTGATTTAACCCATCAGATTCCACCGCAAAATATTGCATCCGCACAGTTTAATTTGCTCAATGCCTATCCCTACTTTCCAGCAGGCACGGTTCATGTTGCGGTGGTTGATCCGGGCGTGGGAGGCGATCGTCGGGCAGTGGCAATCGAGTTGGAAGACGGGTTTTTAGTGGGTCCCGATAATGGTTTGTTTACAGGCTTGCTGACCGCTAAATCCGTGATTCGGGCAGCGGAATTAACCAATCGCAACTACTGGCGCGTTCCCGATCCCAGCCATACTTTCCACGGGCGGGATATCTTTGCGCCGATCGCGGCACATCTGGCACTGGGAACTGCGATAGCGAAATTAGGAACACCGATCGATCCCAAAACCTTGATGCAAAATCCGATCGCACTCTATAAAACTACCGCAAACGGCTATCAGGGAAAGATTCAGCACATCGATCGCTTTGGCAATGTGATCACCAATCTTCCTGGTCACTTAGTTGCCCATAAACGCTGGTCGGTGCGGGTGAAGAAACGATCGATTCCGGGCTGCCAGCGCTATGGAGAAGTTGAGGCAGGAAGCGCGATCGCACTCGTGGGCAGTCATGGCTGGGTGGAGATTGCCATTAACGGCGGCGATGCCCATTTTCAGCTGCGGTTGAACTGGGAGGATGAAATTGATTTGCAGATTGAATCATAG
- a CDS encoding DUF29 domain-containing protein, with protein sequence MLEADPKLEGYQSDLYDRDFYAWTQQQVDLLIQHQWERLDLTNIVEEIESLGKQVRRELGSRLAVLIQHLLKWEYQPSKRTPSWVSTIRVQRADIKDLLKESPSLQPALAEICHKVYDRAVEMAIGETNLSRKTFPQDCPYSVDQLLDDRFYPGSPSDLLNLFEQDK encoded by the coding sequence ATGCTGGAAGCAGACCCAAAGCTTGAAGGGTATCAAAGCGATCTTTACGACAGAGATTTCTACGCTTGGACGCAACAGCAGGTGGACTTGCTGATTCAGCACCAGTGGGAGCGACTTGATCTCACAAACATCGTTGAGGAAATTGAATCTTTGGGGAAACAGGTCAGGCGAGAACTCGGCAGTCGTCTAGCCGTGTTAATTCAGCATCTTCTTAAATGGGAGTACCAGCCTAGTAAGCGAACTCCGAGCTGGGTCAGTACAATTCGAGTTCAGAGAGCAGATATTAAAGATCTGCTGAAAGAGAGTCCGAGCCTTCAGCCTGCACTAGCGGAGATTTGTCATAAAGTCTATGACAGAGCGGTAGAAATGGCGATCGGCGAAACAAACCTGTCCAGAAAGACGTTTCCCCAGGACTGTCCCTATTCTGTCGATCAACTGCTGGACGATCGCTTTTATCCCGGCAGTCCTAGTGATCTGCTGAACCTCTTTGAGCAAGATAAGTGA
- a CDS encoding DUF2301 domain-containing membrane protein, which produces MQAETIPTSDSPTYQGQFGEFTITPTDRREVIIYRAGLTIAALCFAAGSMLALTQGNSSFIQSLLTPLYTLFVLSLGVSLFFIHIYMKVLHRTLQAFWLIGTIASLGVAHFSPEPFAVTVYRYPLTLLGVGFVFAALTGIFFKEAFCFDRLETKLLTPIVPLLLLGHLSGLLPLQVEQILLASWAILFAVFALRKVIQQIPPDIGDKSVFEYLKQKRSNPI; this is translated from the coding sequence ATGCAGGCTGAAACTATTCCAACTAGTGACTCGCCTACCTATCAGGGGCAATTCGGTGAATTTACTATCACACCAACCGATCGCCGCGAAGTCATTATTTACCGGGCAGGGCTGACGATCGCCGCCCTCTGTTTTGCCGCTGGCTCAATGCTGGCACTCACGCAGGGCAATAGTTCCTTCATTCAATCCTTGCTGACGCCCCTCTACACCCTGTTTGTCCTCAGTCTGGGGGTCAGCCTCTTCTTCATTCACATCTATATGAAGGTACTGCACCGCACTCTGCAAGCTTTCTGGCTGATTGGCACGATCGCCTCTCTGGGAGTGGCTCACTTCAGTCCCGAACCCTTTGCCGTCACGGTCTATCGCTATCCACTGACTCTACTGGGAGTCGGATTTGTCTTTGCTGCCCTCACCGGAATTTTCTTCAAGGAAGCCTTCTGCTTCGATCGCCTGGAGACCAAACTGCTCACGCCGATCGTTCCTTTGCTGCTGCTCGGACACCTCTCTGGACTGCTGCCGCTCCAGGTCGAGCAAATTTTACTGGCAAGCTGGGCGATTTTGTTTGCGGTGTTTGCCCTACGAAAAGTCATACAGCAAATCCCGCCGGATATTGGCGATAAAAGCGTTTTTGAATATCTGAAGCAAAAGCGATCGAACCCGATATAA
- the dprA gene encoding DNA-processing protein DprA has product MGDDRAYWVAWTQISGVGAILLRRLHIHFGSLAAAWSANPEELQMIEGVGWQTAESIAAVRSSLDPESLLRQHEQENPRFWTPADPDYPQLLLETPDPPPVLYYWGRVEPLENQGQTPCIAIVGTRNPSDYGRRWTRRIATALCEAGYTVVSGLADGIDTIAHHACLNAEGRTIAVLGTGVDVVYPWRNKELARQVRQHGLLLSEYPAGTQPDRVHFPRRNRIIAGLSRVTLVLEAPQKSGALITARLANEYGRDVYVLPNSLDNPNARGCLDLLNQGAALILGEAELLDSLASLPLLQFLSTNSQSASNSATHPTAQLSLLSGESSGEKDGAPIALQKNVPASRKRTNLDRTKKNSDQSAAKNANASPTKKTKENPSQESDELVQGLPDELRQVFDAVALEPVLLDQIVQDSGLTPGKVLSALTQLELMGLVVLSAGTRYSRV; this is encoded by the coding sequence GTGGGAGACGATCGCGCTTACTGGGTTGCCTGGACACAAATTTCGGGCGTAGGGGCAATTCTGCTGCGGCGACTGCATATCCATTTTGGTTCTCTGGCGGCAGCCTGGTCTGCAAACCCAGAAGAGTTGCAGATGATTGAAGGCGTCGGCTGGCAAACGGCAGAATCCATTGCGGCAGTACGATCGTCCCTCGATCCTGAGAGTCTGTTGCGCCAGCATGAGCAGGAAAACCCCCGGTTCTGGACACCCGCCGACCCAGACTATCCCCAACTGCTGCTAGAAACGCCCGACCCGCCACCTGTCCTCTACTACTGGGGTCGAGTTGAGCCACTGGAAAACCAGGGACAAACCCCCTGCATTGCGATCGTGGGAACGCGCAACCCTTCAGATTACGGAAGACGCTGGACGCGCCGGATTGCTACTGCCCTCTGCGAAGCGGGCTACACGGTGGTTTCCGGATTAGCAGACGGCATTGATACGATCGCCCACCATGCCTGCCTGAATGCGGAAGGACGGACGATCGCAGTACTGGGAACGGGCGTCGATGTGGTTTATCCCTGGCGCAATAAGGAACTTGCCCGGCAGGTGCGGCAGCACGGCTTACTGCTGAGCGAATATCCGGCAGGAACCCAGCCCGATCGCGTTCATTTTCCGCGCCGAAATCGGATTATTGCAGGGCTGAGTCGCGTGACGCTGGTGCTGGAGGCTCCGCAAAAATCGGGGGCACTGATTACAGCCCGACTGGCAAACGAATACGGACGTGATGTGTATGTACTGCCCAACTCCCTGGACAATCCGAATGCGAGAGGATGCCTGGATCTGCTGAATCAAGGAGCCGCCTTGATCCTGGGTGAAGCGGAATTGCTGGACAGCCTGGCATCCCTGCCGCTGCTTCAGTTTTTGTCCACTAACAGCCAATCGGCGAGCAATTCGGCAACGCATCCAACCGCACAGCTTTCCTTGTTATCGGGTGAAAGCTCCGGTGAAAAAGATGGAGCGCCGATCGCCCTTCAGAAAAATGTCCCTGCCTCGCGCAAACGAACCAATCTCGATCGAACTAAAAAAAACTCAGACCAATCCGCAGCAAAGAACGCTAATGCAAGTCCCACCAAAAAAACCAAAGAAAACCCTTCACAGGAAAGCGATGAATTAGTGCAGGGATTGCCCGACGAGTTGCGGCAGGTGTTTGACGCCGTTGCTCTGGAGCCTGTACTGCTCGATCAAATTGTGCAGGACAGCGGACTAACACCAGGGAAAGTCCTGAGTGCCCTGACCCAGCTTGAACTGATGGGATTAGTAGTGCTGTCTGCTGGAACGCGCTATTCCAGAGTATGA
- a CDS encoding UDP-glucuronic acid decarboxylase family protein has protein sequence MRILVTGGAGFIGSHLIDRLMHQGHDVICLDNFYTGHKRNIAHWLGNPNFELIRHDITEPIRLEVDQVYHLACPASPVHYQYNPVKTIKTNVMGTLNMLGLAKRVKARFLLASTSEVYGDPEIHPQTEDYRGNVNPIGIRSCYDEGKRVAETLAFDYHRQSDVEIRVARIFNTYGPRMLENDGRVVSNFVVQALREQPLTVYGEGAQTRSFCYVSDLVEGLMRLMNGDFIGPINLGNPDEYTILQLAQAVQQMVNPDVAIEFKPLPQDDPRRRKPDISRAKTHLGWQPTVPLAEGLSRTIEDFRTRIMADQGASSETHSVQVESVL, from the coding sequence ATGCGAATTTTAGTTACAGGTGGTGCTGGATTTATCGGCTCTCACTTGATCGATCGCCTGATGCATCAAGGGCACGACGTGATTTGCCTAGATAACTTCTACACGGGGCACAAGCGCAATATTGCCCACTGGTTGGGTAATCCTAACTTTGAGCTGATTCGCCACGACATCACAGAACCCATTCGTTTAGAAGTCGATCAGGTTTATCACCTTGCCTGTCCCGCTTCCCCCGTTCACTACCAGTACAACCCGGTGAAGACGATCAAAACGAACGTCATGGGAACGCTGAATATGCTGGGACTGGCAAAGCGAGTGAAGGCTCGTTTCCTGCTGGCTTCTACCTCGGAAGTTTATGGCGACCCTGAAATCCATCCCCAAACCGAAGACTACCGGGGCAATGTCAATCCGATCGGCATTCGGAGCTGCTATGACGAAGGCAAGCGCGTTGCAGAAACCCTGGCATTTGACTATCACCGTCAGAGCGACGTAGAAATCCGGGTTGCCCGCATCTTCAACACCTACGGTCCCAGAATGCTGGAAAATGACGGGCGAGTCGTCAGCAACTTTGTCGTTCAAGCCCTTCGGGAACAACCGCTAACCGTGTACGGTGAGGGCGCGCAGACTCGCAGTTTTTGCTACGTTTCCGACCTGGTTGAAGGACTGATGCGGTTAATGAACGGCGACTTCATCGGTCCGATCAATTTAGGGAACCCTGACGAGTACACGATTCTACAGCTCGCTCAAGCAGTACAGCAGATGGTCAATCCTGATGTGGCGATCGAGTTTAAGCCTCTACCCCAGGACGATCCTCGCCGCCGGAAGCCGGACATTAGCCGCGCTAAAACCCATTTGGGATGGCAGCCCACTGTGCCGCTTGCAGAAGGACTCAGCCGCACGATCGAAGATTTCCGCACCCGGATTATGGCAGATCAGGGAGCATCCTCTGAAACCCATTCGGTTCAGGTTGAGTCTGTGCTGTAG